A DNA window from Bradyrhizobium barranii subsp. barranii contains the following coding sequences:
- a CDS encoding acyl-CoA acyltransferase produces the protein MIHTKVRCREITEADVDAVADLLTRGFVGRSRNYWIQGLRRQAFRPVPEGYPRFGYMLDNDGAPVGVLLLIYTARKHGEETGIQCNLSSWYVDPAYRNYAPLLTKIAQRHKDVTYLNISPAPWTWPIIETQGFRAYCHGIFFSVPALARPPRWSKIEVISQHAKAIEGLTDDETQLLTRHARYNCLSLVCRTPKGTFPFILQPVRIRRGFIAPPAMKLIYCRSAAEYAACAGRIGRLLLRLGKISVAIDSNGPIPGLAGIYTERRGRKYFKGPHRPQLGDLTDTELVLYGP, from the coding sequence GTGATCCACACCAAGGTCCGATGCCGCGAGATCACCGAGGCCGACGTCGATGCGGTCGCGGACCTGCTGACGCGCGGCTTCGTCGGCCGCTCGCGCAATTACTGGATTCAGGGTCTACGCCGGCAGGCCTTCCGGCCCGTGCCGGAGGGCTATCCGCGCTTCGGCTACATGCTCGACAATGACGGCGCGCCCGTCGGCGTGCTGCTGCTGATCTACACGGCGCGAAAGCACGGCGAAGAGACCGGCATCCAGTGCAATTTGTCGAGCTGGTATGTCGATCCGGCCTACCGCAACTACGCCCCGCTGCTGACCAAGATCGCGCAGCGGCACAAGGATGTCACCTATCTCAACATCAGCCCGGCACCGTGGACCTGGCCCATCATCGAGACGCAGGGCTTTCGTGCCTATTGCCACGGCATCTTCTTCTCCGTTCCTGCACTCGCGCGCCCTCCGCGCTGGAGCAAGATCGAGGTCATCTCGCAGCACGCCAAGGCGATCGAAGGGCTGACCGACGACGAGACGCAGCTCCTCACGCGGCATGCCCGCTACAATTGCCTCAGCTTGGTCTGCCGCACGCCGAAGGGGACGTTCCCCTTCATCCTGCAGCCGGTGCGCATCCGCCGCGGCTTCATCGCACCGCCCGCGATGAAGCTGATCTATTGCCGCAGCGCCGCCGAATACGCCGCCTGCGCAGGCCGCATCGGCCGGCTGCTGCTGCGACTCGGCAAGATCTCGGTGGCGATCGATTCCAATGGCCCGATTCCCGGCCTCGCCGGCATCTACACCGAGCGGCGCGGGCGCAAGTATTTCAAGGGTCCGCACCGGCCGCAGCTCGGCGACCTCACGGATACGGAGCTCGTGCTGTACGGGCCGTAG